The nucleotide window AAACATTACACATTGTGCAAATGTACTAAACATACATAAGGTTTCCAAAGAACCACCTACGTTAATATTTAGCATTCTATATATACGCACGGGTAGCACGAGGCTCCGCCATTATATTATAACATGCCACTACATGCAACGAAATGATCAAAGTGCATTAACATAGCATTAGCGTAACATTATTGTGATGACAAACATCAGTTTTACTTACTGGTAGTTGCACGCACACATTACTAAAACTCTTAAGAACAGCAACACTctcttatattatttattaactGCACAGTATTCCAACGTCAGCGCTCTCTTTTGAGCTTTCGAAACTGAAACTTAACCTGTCCGCTTCCGCTGGTCGCAGAGCGCAATGACGCTCCTGATTGGCTGATTCTCACGCAGACAGGTCTATCTGCCTGAAAGGGGTCGTCCTTCGTCACAGCCGCCCCCAAATATGTTACACTATATTTGCTACTCTAAGAAGGACTGATCGTATCACTGTCTGGTATGGCAGGCAGAGCTACCAGGCGAGCAACAGGCCTTGTGTAGAGTTTGTCCTTGACTTTAACTACTGCAGTCCTGACTCTTCCATCAGTTCCTGTAATGACCTCCGTGACATGACCTAAAGGCCACTGTGCTCTTGGCAGCTGTGGGTCCACCACCATGACTATGGTTCCAGTTTGCAGCTGTGCAGGGTCCTTGTGCCACTTGGAGCGAGTCTGAAGAGTCGGGAGGTAGTGTCGTATAAAGTGGGACCAAAACTGGTCGGCTAACACCTGAGAATGTCTCCAGCGATGGCGACTCAGGAGCTCAGACTCAGCATACACAGCCTGTGGTAAAGAGGGGTCGAGCCGCCCCATGAGGAGCAAGTTGGGGGTAACTGGGTCAACATCAGCCACATCTGTTGACACATAACCCAGTGGTTTAGAATTTAAAATCCCTTCCACTTCAATAAGTACCGTCCGCAGGACCTCTTCAGGTACCGTCTGTGATTGGATGGTGGCATACAGTGCAGCTTTCACAGACCTCACTTCTCTCTCCCAGACGCCTCCAAAGTGTGGTGCGCTTGGGGGGTTAAACTGAAACCTAATCTGGTGTTTAGCCAGATGAGTCTGGATTGTGGGGTGTAATGACCTGAAGGCCTCTTGGAGTTCTCTTTCACCTCCCTTAAAATTAGTGCCCTGGTCGGACCGGAGCTCTGCTGGCTTACCCCTTCGTGCAATGAAACGGCGGAGAGCCATCAAAAAGGAATCAGAGTCCATGCTGGACAGAACATCCACATGCACAGCGCGCGTCGTCAGACATTTAAATAGTATGCCCCATCTCTTCTCATGGCGACGACCAACCCTCACTGTGAAAGGTCCGAAGCAGTCCATGCCCGTAGAGAAGAATGGGGGCTTCAGCAGCTGTAGTCTTGACTGTGGGAGGTCTGCCATCTTGGGTACTACAGGAGAGGCTCTCCATCTTTGGCAGTCAGGACAGGAGTGCTGATGGCGCTTAACAGCTTCACGTCCATGCAGAATCCAGTATTTGCGCCGCAGCTCTGCGAAAAGGCGCTCTGATCCTGGATGGCGGAGGCTTTTGTCCATGTCCTGGATGATGAGCTGGGTCACTTTATGCCGATGGTCCAGGACCACTGGGTGAATAGAATCTAGCTCTAGCTGTTCACTGCGGCGAAGCCTTCCTCCAACCCGTATGAGTCTAAGAGTCTTGTCGTACTCTGGAGCAAGAGAGATCAGCCTACTGTTGGCAGCTACTGGCTTACTGGTACTCAAGAGACTAAACTCTTCAGGAAAGCTGTCCTGCTGAGCTCGTCTCAATACTTCTCTCTCTGCTTCTTGGTAATCATCGGCAGAAAGACTGACTGGGCTCCCTGATGACACAGTGCTCGATTGTGCAACCGCTTCTATCAGCGCTCTAAAAGAGGAAAATTGATCAGCATTTGGTAGCAGAGAAGTCTGTATGCCTGTAGTGAGATAGCAAATAGTGGGTTTTCGCAGCTCAACAGGATCCTCTGTTACCTCTGTGGCTGGCTGTGTAGGCCAGACTTTAGGTGACTGTTGTAAGAAGGCAGGGCCCTGACTCCATCTGGTCTTACTGGCCAGTTCCAGCAGTGATTTTCCCCGCGTAATGTCATCGGCTGGGTTATTAACAGAATCCACATATCTCCAGGCCCGGACATCAGTCAGCTCCTGGATTTCGGCTACACGTGTTCCCACAAATACCTTGTACCGACAGGAATCGGACTGGAGCCATGCGAGTACTGTTGTGGAGTCTGTCCAGAAGACAACATTGCGGATATTAACTGTCAACTCTCTTTGCAATAGGGCAGCTAGCTGTGCAGCTGTCAGAGCAGCACACAACTCCAGTCTGGGTATTGATTGCTGCTTCTTCGGGGCCACCCTAGACCTGGCAGCAACA belongs to Paramisgurnus dabryanus chromosome 2, PD_genome_1.1, whole genome shotgun sequence and includes:
- the LOC135778561 gene encoding uncharacterized protein, with product MHSDTLRYKYRMLDKTTPTMRNIYRVLSRLYDPLGFIVPFTTRAKVLVQHLWDKQRDWDDPSLPEDVLQSWLTWEEELEHLSQIILPRCYVSLEMDSSNHQRDLHIFADASEKAYGSVAYLRTESSHGSAEVSFVAARSRVAPKKQQSIPRLELCAALTAAQLAALLQRELTVNIRNVVFWTDSTTVLAWLQSDSCRYKVFVGTRVAEIQELTDVRAWRYVDSVNNPADDITRGKSLLELASKTRWSQGPAFLQQSPKVWPTQPATEVTEDPVELRKPTICYLTTGIQTSLLPNADQFSSFRALIEAVAQSSTVSSGSPVSLSADDYQEAEREVLRRAQQDSFPEEFSLLSTSKPVAANSRLISLAPEYDKTLRLIRVGGRLRRSEQLELDSIHPVVLDHRHKVTQLIIQDMDKSLRHPGSERLFAELRRKYWILHGREAVKRHQHSCPDCQRWRASPVVPKMADLPQSRLQLLKPPFFSTGMDCFGPFTVRVGRRHEKRWGILFKCLTTRAVHVDVLSSMDSDSFLMALRRFIARRGKPAELRSDQGTNFKGGERELQEAFRSLHPTIQTHLAKHQIRFQFNPPSAPHFGGVWEREVRSVKAALYATIQSQTVPEEVLRTVLIEVEGILNSKPLGYVSTDVADVDPVTPNLLLMGRLDPSLPQAVYAESELLSRHRWRHSQVLADQFWSHFIRHYLPTLQTRSKWHKDPAQLQTGTIVMVVDPQLPRAQWPLGHVTEVITGTDGRVRTAVVKVKDKLYTRPVARLVALPAIPDSDTISPS